The Camelina sativa cultivar DH55 chromosome 14, Cs, whole genome shotgun sequence genome includes a window with the following:
- the LOC104741298 gene encoding microtubule-associated protein 70-2, giving the protein MSDVSGDGDVSATVTEHHSTQPPVSNATYPSLTVSASYKESGGGGGKSSSSKRRPIRPSFDAAADNEFITLLHGSDPVKVELNRLENDVRDKDRELGEAHAEIKALRLSERQREKAVEELTEELTKLDEKLKLTESILQSKNLEIKKINEEKKASMAAQFAAEATLRRVHAAQKDDDMPPIEAILAPLEAELKLARSEIGKLQEDNRALDRLTKSKEAALLEAERTVEAAMAKAAMVDDLQNKNQELMKQIEICQEENKILDRMHRQKVAEVEKLTQTVRELEEAVLAGGAAANAVRDYQRKFQEMNEERKTLDRELARAKVTANRVATVVANEWKDGNDKVMPVKQWLEERRFLQGEMQQLRDKLAITDRAAKSEAQLKEKFQLRLRVLEETLRGTTSSSTRNTPEARSMSNGPSRRQSLGGAENLQKFPSNGALLKKTPSSQMRHSLSINSTSVLKNAKGTSKSFDGGTRSLDRGKALVNGPGNYSFNKATDDSKEAESGNGWKENPEEKPQSEDPSAAAAAATEDSVPGVLYDLLQKEVVSLRKASHEKDQSLKDKDDAIEMLAKKVETLTKAMEVEAKKMRREVSAMEKEVAAMRVEKDQDTRAKRFSNIKTPSNTAQILAGRAAGRSGGLTKSTQ; this is encoded by the exons ATGTCGGATGTTTCCGGTGACGGAGATGTATCGGCGACGGTTACTGAGCATCATTCTACACAACCTCCGGTTTCGAATGCGACGTATCCTTCACTGACGGTGTCGGCGTCTTACAAAGAGAGCGGCGGAGGCGGAGGTAAAAGCAGCTCGTCGAAGCGGAGACCAATTAGGCCGAGCTTCGACGCTGCGGCTGATAATGAGTTTATTACTTTGCTTCATGGCTCGGATCCAGTTAAAGTGGAGCTTAATCGACTAGAGAATGATGTTAGAG ACAAGGATCGGGAGTTAGGAGAAGCACACGCTGAGATCAAAGCTCTTAGGTTGTctgagagacaaagagagaaagctGTTGAAGAG CTTACTGAGGAGCTGACGAAATTGGATGAGAAGCTCAAGTTGACCGAATCCATTCTCCAAAGCAAA AATctagaaatcaagaaaatcaatgaGGAAAAGAAAGCATCAATGGCTGCTCAGTTTGCTGCTGAAGCCACCTTAAGAAGGGTCCATGCTGCTCAAAAGGATGATGACATGCCTCCAATTGAAGCCATCCTTGCTCCTTTAGAAGCTGAGCTTAAGCTTGCACGATCAGAG ATTGGAAAGCTTCAAGAAGACAACAGAGCTTTGGACCGTCTGACTAAATCAAAGGAAGCTGCCTTACTTGAAGCTGAGAGGACCGTTGAAGCTGCAATGGCAAAAGCGGCCATGGTTGATGATCTTCAAAATAAGAACCAGGAGTTAATGAAACAAATTGAAATCTGTCAG gaagaaaacaaaatcctagACAGAATGCACAGGCAGAAGGTAGCTGAAGTGGAAAAGCTCACTCAGACAGTACGAGAGCTGGAAGAGGCTGTTCTAGCAGGTGGTGCTGCTGCAAATGCCGTGAGGGATTACCAGCGGAAGTTTCAAGAGATGAAT GAAGAACGGAAAACTCTTGACCGGGAGCTTGCACGTGCGAAGGTCACAGCAAACAGAGTTGCCACGGTGGTAGCAAATGAGTGGAAAGATGGTAATGATAAAGTGATGCCTGTGAAGCAATGGCTTGAAGAACGAAGGTTTCTACAG GGAGAAATGCAGCAACTTCGTGATAAGCTTGCCATAACAGATCGAGCTGCTAAATCTGAAGCACAGTTAAAA GAAAAGTTTCAGCTCCGGCTTAGAGTGCTTGAGGAGACACTTCGAGGAACTACAAGCAGCAGCACCAGGAACACACCGGAGGCAAGAAGCATGAGTAATGGACCTTCTCGCAGGCAGTCGCTTGGTGGAGCTGAAAACTTACAAAAGTTTCCATCAAACGGTGCTTTGTTAAAGAAAACTCCATCTTCTCAGATGAGGCATTCCTTGTCTATTAACTCAACTTCAGTGTTGAAGAATGCTAAAGGAACATCTAAGTCGTTTGATGGAGGCACACGATCCTTGGATAGGGGCAAAGCACTTGTAAACGGACCTGGGAATTATTCCTTCAACAAGGCTACTGATGACTCTAAGGAAGCAGAGTCAGGTAATGGGTGGAAAGAAAATCCAGAGGAGAAGCCACAAAGTGAAGACccttcagcagcagcagcagcagcaactgAGGACAGTGTCCCAGGTGTCCTGTATGATTTACTACAGAAGGAAGTTGTTTCTTTGAGGAAAGCCTCTCATGAAAAGGATCAAAGCCTCAAAGACAAAGATGATGCTATCGAG ATGCTAGCAAAGAAGGTGGAAACATTAACAAAGGCAATGGAGGTTGAAGCGAAGAAGATGAGAAGGGAAGTATCTGCGATGGAGAAAGAAGTAGCTGCAATGCGTGTGGAGAAAGATCAGGACACCAGAGCCAAAAGGTTTTCCAATATTAAGACCCCATCCAACACCGCGCAGATTCTTGCTGGAAG AGCTGCTGGACGAAGTGGAGGGTTAACAAAAAGTACCCAGTGA
- the LOC104741299 gene encoding putative caffeoyl-CoA O-methyltransferase At1g67980 isoform X1 gives MEEKLLPPKGILKSEALKKYIFETTAYPREHEQLKKLREATVHKYGNLSEMEIPVDEGHFLSMLVKIMNAKKTIELGVFTGYSLLTTALALPHDGHITAIDIDKEAYEVGLEFIKNAGVDHKINFIQSDVLQALDKLLTENPKPEFDFAFIDADKPNYPNMHERLMKLVKVGGIIAFDNTLWFGFVAEEKEESVPEHMRENRTAIMELNKRLAADPRIELSQVSIGDGVTLCRRLA, from the exons atggAGGAGAAGCTGCTTCCGCCCAAAGGGATTCTCAAGAGCGAGGCTCTCAAAAAG TATATATTTGAAACGACGGCTTATCCAAGAGAGCATGAACAACTCAAGAAATTACGAGAAGCTACGGTACACAAGTATGGCAATTT AAGTGAGATGGAGATACCGGTTGACGAGGGGCATTTCCTATCGATGCTTGTAAAGATAATGAATGCCAAAAAAACGATAGAGCTTGGTGTTTTTACGGGTTATTCGTTGCTCACGACGGCTCTTGCATTGCCTCATGATGGACAT ATTACTGCAATAGACATCGACAAAGAAGCTTACGAGGTGGGTCTAGAGTTCATCAAGAACGCAGGTGTTGATCACAAGATCAATTTCATCCAATCTGATGTTCTTCAGGCTTTAGACAAGTTGTTGACC GAGAATCCAAAACCGGAGTTTGATTTCGCATTTATTGACGCTGATAAACCAAACTATCCCAACATGCACGAGAGACTAATGAAGCTGGTGAAGGTAGGAGGAATCATAGCGTTTGATAACACACTGTGGTTTGGGTTTGTGgcagaggagaaagaagaaagcgtGCCAGAGCATATGAGGGAGAACAGAACAGCCATTATGGAATTGAACAAGCGGCTTGCTGCTGATCCTCGCATCGAGCTCTCTCAAGTCTCCATTGGTGATGGTGTCACTCTCTGTAGACGCCTTGCATGA
- the LOC104741299 gene encoding putative caffeoyl-CoA O-methyltransferase At1g67980 isoform X2: MEEKLLPPKGILKSEALKKYIFETTAYPREHEQLKKLREATVHKYGNFEMEIPVDEGHFLSMLVKIMNAKKTIELGVFTGYSLLTTALALPHDGHITAIDIDKEAYEVGLEFIKNAGVDHKINFIQSDVLQALDKLLTENPKPEFDFAFIDADKPNYPNMHERLMKLVKVGGIIAFDNTLWFGFVAEEKEESVPEHMRENRTAIMELNKRLAADPRIELSQVSIGDGVTLCRRLA, translated from the exons atggAGGAGAAGCTGCTTCCGCCCAAAGGGATTCTCAAGAGCGAGGCTCTCAAAAAG TATATATTTGAAACGACGGCTTATCCAAGAGAGCATGAACAACTCAAGAAATTACGAGAAGCTACGGTACACAAGTATGGCAATTT TGAGATGGAGATACCGGTTGACGAGGGGCATTTCCTATCGATGCTTGTAAAGATAATGAATGCCAAAAAAACGATAGAGCTTGGTGTTTTTACGGGTTATTCGTTGCTCACGACGGCTCTTGCATTGCCTCATGATGGACAT ATTACTGCAATAGACATCGACAAAGAAGCTTACGAGGTGGGTCTAGAGTTCATCAAGAACGCAGGTGTTGATCACAAGATCAATTTCATCCAATCTGATGTTCTTCAGGCTTTAGACAAGTTGTTGACC GAGAATCCAAAACCGGAGTTTGATTTCGCATTTATTGACGCTGATAAACCAAACTATCCCAACATGCACGAGAGACTAATGAAGCTGGTGAAGGTAGGAGGAATCATAGCGTTTGATAACACACTGTGGTTTGGGTTTGTGgcagaggagaaagaagaaagcgtGCCAGAGCATATGAGGGAGAACAGAACAGCCATTATGGAATTGAACAAGCGGCTTGCTGCTGATCCTCGCATCGAGCTCTCTCAAGTCTCCATTGGTGATGGTGTCACTCTCTGTAGACGCCTTGCATGA
- the LOC104741301 gene encoding THO complex subunit 2-like isoform X1, whose protein sequence is MPGFAVYYRYPNSQRVTFGQFVKVHWKWSGRITRLLIQCLESNEYMEIRNALIMLTKISGVFPVTRKTGINLEKRVAKIKNDEREDLKVLATGVAAALSARKPHWVTDEEFSMGFLELKAPPVHAPKHASSQNGLLIGVSHGEPTGERASVNQQTESGGLVKDQLLKTKPLDGRSDSLSSKSDQGNLKSKGGNPLDAQSSMSKKSVEQKETDETPKISDENPVKAASKYSETELKPSSKRSASVNKSTKQDFGKDDGKSGKAGGRTSTAEKELIYLESRQSGLTKSISSTAANGSIASGSSKVKDDGAEASDAQKQSSRTVHSPRHEIVSSVRSSDRLQKRTNAVEDSERISKRRKGDAEHREHDSEPRSNDRDRSTDARLDLNKTVTDDQSTHRDQDRSKDKGNERQDRDHRERVERSDKPRGDDVEKARDKSLERHGRERSVEKGLDKGTTRSYDRNKDERNKDDRSKLRHGEASLEKSHSDDHFHSQGLPPPPPLPPNIVPHSMAAKEDLERRAGGSRHSQRLSPRHDERERRRSEENSSVSVDDAKRRRDDDFRDRKRDDRESITVKGEEREREREKSLPLKEDFEASKRRKLKREQQVSSAEPGEYSPMPPHQSSLSTGMGPSSYEGRERKSSSMIQHGGYLEEPSIRLVGKEASSKMARRDPEPMYDREWEEEKRQRAERKRRDRK, encoded by the exons ATGCCAGGGTTTGCTGTTTATTACAGATACCCGAACAGCCAGCGTGTCACATTTGGACAATTTGTGAAG GTACACTGGAAATGGAGTGGAAGAATCACACGGCTTTTGATCCAGTGTCTGGAGTCTAACGAGTATATGGAGATTCGTAATGCCCTAATTATGTTAACAAAAATATCTGGTGTTTTCCCAGTTACTCGGAAAACTGGGATAAACCTTGAGAAACGG GTAGCCAAGATTAAAAATGATGAACGAGAGGACCTTAAGGTCTTAGCAACTGGTGTTGCCGCAGCTCTGTCTGCAAGAAAA CCACATTGGGTTACAGATGAAGAATTTAGCATGGGCTTCCTTGAACTAAAGGCCCCGCCAGTACATGCTCCAAAACATGCTTCTTCCCAGAATGGCTTGTTAATTGGTGTCTCCCATGGTGAACCAACTGGGGAAAGAGCAAGTGTTAACCAGCAGACTGAGTCTGGTGGATTGGTCAAGGACCAGTTATTGAAAACTAAACCTCTAGATGGAAGATCGGACAGTTTATCTTCAAAATCTGATCAAGGAAATCTTAAATCAAAGGGGGGCAATCCATTGGATGCCCAATCATCCATGTCTAAGAAATCAGTGGAACAAAAGGAAACAGATGAAACACCCAAAATATCTGATGAAAATCCTGTCAAAGCTGCTTCAAAGTATTCTGAAACCGAG TTAAAACCTTCCTCTAAACGAAGTGCATCAGTGAACAAATCTACAAAGCAAGATTTTGGAAAAGATGATGGAAAGTCCGGTAAAGCTGGTGGAAGAACATCCACAGCTGAAAAAGAGCTTATTTATTTGGAGAGCAGGCAATCAGGTTTGACCAAATCTATTTCCAGCACAGCAGCCAATGGTAGCATAGCTTCTGGTTCGTCCAAAG TAAAAGACGACGGTGCTGAAGCTTCGGATGCACAAAAGCAATCTTCTCGGACTGTTCATTCCCCTCGGCATGAAATCGTCTCTTCTGTGAGATCGAGTGATAGGTTACAGAAACGAACTAATGCTGTTGAAGATAGTGAGAGAATAAGTAAACGTCGTAAAGGAGATGCTGAGCACAGAGAGCATGACAGTGAGCCTCGATCAAATGATCGAGATAGATCAACAGACGCTCGGTTGGATTTAAACAAAACAGTTACTGATGACCAAAGCACACATAGGGATCAAGATAGATCAAAGGATAAGGGTAATGAAAGACAGGACCGAGACCATAGAGAAAGAGTTGAGCGTTCTGATAAACCTCGCGGAGATGATGTAGAGAAAGCAAGAGACAAATCTTTGGAGCGTCATGGTAGAGAGCGATCTGTTGAGAAGGGTCTAGATAAAGGAACAACTAGGAGTTATGATAGAAACAAggatgaaagaaacaaagatgatagAAGCAAACTGCGTCATGGTGAGGCATCACTAGAGAAATCTCATTCTGATGATCATTTTCATTCTCAAGGTTTACCCCCACCTCCACCTTTACCACCTAACATCGTTCCACATTCTATGGCTGCAAAAGAAGACCTCGAAAGAAGGGCTGGAGGTTCAAGGCATTCTCAGAGGCTTTCCCCGAGGCATgacgaaagagagagacgacGCTCTGAAGAGAATTCATCAGTTTCTGTGGATGATGCAAAACGTAGAAGAGATGACGATTTCCGTGACCGAAAGCGAGATGACCGAGAATCAATCACTGTGAAG ggtgaagaaagagaaagagaaagggaaaaaagCCTCCCTCTGAAAGAGGATTTTGAAGCATCCAAGAGAAGGAAGCTTAAGAGGGAGCAACAGGTTTCATCTGCTGAGCCAGGGGAATATTCTCCCATGCCACCACATCAATCCTCTTTATCGACTGGTATGGGACCATCATCGTACGAAGGCAGAGAGCGAAAGAGCAGTAGTATGATTCAACACGGAGGTTATCTTGAAGAGCCAAGCATCAGACTTGTTGGAAAAGAAGCTTCCAGCAAGATGGCTCGCCGTGATCCTGAACC AATGTATGACCGTGAATGGGAAGAGGAGAAGAGGCAGAGAGCAGAACGGAAGCGGAGAGATCGGAAGTAG
- the LOC104741301 gene encoding THO complex subunit 2-like isoform X2 — protein sequence MPGFAVYYRYPNSQRVTFGQFVKVHWKWSGRITRLLIQCLESNEYMEIRNALIMLTKISGVFPVTRKTGINLEKRVAKIKNDEREDLKVLATGVAAALSARKPHWVTDEEFSMGFLELKAPPVHAPKHASSQNGLLIGVSHGEPTGERASVNQQTESGGLVKDQLLKTKPLDGRSDSLSSKSDQGNLKSKGGNPLDAQSSMSKKSVEQKETDETPKISDENPVKAASKYSETELKPSSKRSASVNKSTKQDFGKDDGKSGKAGGRTSTAEKELIYLESRQSGLTKSISSTAANGSIASGSSKVKDDGAEASDAQKQSSRTVHSPRHEIVSSVRSSDRLQKRTNAVEDSERISKRRKGDAEHREHDSEPRSNDRDRSTDARLDLNKTVTDDQSTHRDQDRSKDKGNERQDRDHRERVERSDKPRGDDVEKARDKSLERHGRERSVEKGLDKGTTRSYDRNKDERNKDDRSKLRHDLERRAGGSRHSQRLSPRHDERERRRSEENSSVSVDDAKRRRDDDFRDRKRDDRESITVKGEEREREREKSLPLKEDFEASKRRKLKREQQVSSAEPGEYSPMPPHQSSLSTGMGPSSYEGRERKSSSMIQHGGYLEEPSIRLVGKEASSKMARRDPEPMYDREWEEEKRQRAERKRRDRK from the exons ATGCCAGGGTTTGCTGTTTATTACAGATACCCGAACAGCCAGCGTGTCACATTTGGACAATTTGTGAAG GTACACTGGAAATGGAGTGGAAGAATCACACGGCTTTTGATCCAGTGTCTGGAGTCTAACGAGTATATGGAGATTCGTAATGCCCTAATTATGTTAACAAAAATATCTGGTGTTTTCCCAGTTACTCGGAAAACTGGGATAAACCTTGAGAAACGG GTAGCCAAGATTAAAAATGATGAACGAGAGGACCTTAAGGTCTTAGCAACTGGTGTTGCCGCAGCTCTGTCTGCAAGAAAA CCACATTGGGTTACAGATGAAGAATTTAGCATGGGCTTCCTTGAACTAAAGGCCCCGCCAGTACATGCTCCAAAACATGCTTCTTCCCAGAATGGCTTGTTAATTGGTGTCTCCCATGGTGAACCAACTGGGGAAAGAGCAAGTGTTAACCAGCAGACTGAGTCTGGTGGATTGGTCAAGGACCAGTTATTGAAAACTAAACCTCTAGATGGAAGATCGGACAGTTTATCTTCAAAATCTGATCAAGGAAATCTTAAATCAAAGGGGGGCAATCCATTGGATGCCCAATCATCCATGTCTAAGAAATCAGTGGAACAAAAGGAAACAGATGAAACACCCAAAATATCTGATGAAAATCCTGTCAAAGCTGCTTCAAAGTATTCTGAAACCGAG TTAAAACCTTCCTCTAAACGAAGTGCATCAGTGAACAAATCTACAAAGCAAGATTTTGGAAAAGATGATGGAAAGTCCGGTAAAGCTGGTGGAAGAACATCCACAGCTGAAAAAGAGCTTATTTATTTGGAGAGCAGGCAATCAGGTTTGACCAAATCTATTTCCAGCACAGCAGCCAATGGTAGCATAGCTTCTGGTTCGTCCAAAG TAAAAGACGACGGTGCTGAAGCTTCGGATGCACAAAAGCAATCTTCTCGGACTGTTCATTCCCCTCGGCATGAAATCGTCTCTTCTGTGAGATCGAGTGATAGGTTACAGAAACGAACTAATGCTGTTGAAGATAGTGAGAGAATAAGTAAACGTCGTAAAGGAGATGCTGAGCACAGAGAGCATGACAGTGAGCCTCGATCAAATGATCGAGATAGATCAACAGACGCTCGGTTGGATTTAAACAAAACAGTTACTGATGACCAAAGCACACATAGGGATCAAGATAGATCAAAGGATAAGGGTAATGAAAGACAGGACCGAGACCATAGAGAAAGAGTTGAGCGTTCTGATAAACCTCGCGGAGATGATGTAGAGAAAGCAAGAGACAAATCTTTGGAGCGTCATGGTAGAGAGCGATCTGTTGAGAAGGGTCTAGATAAAGGAACAACTAGGAGTTATGATAGAAACAAggatgaaagaaacaaagatgatagAAGCAAACTGCGTCATG ACCTCGAAAGAAGGGCTGGAGGTTCAAGGCATTCTCAGAGGCTTTCCCCGAGGCATgacgaaagagagagacgacGCTCTGAAGAGAATTCATCAGTTTCTGTGGATGATGCAAAACGTAGAAGAGATGACGATTTCCGTGACCGAAAGCGAGATGACCGAGAATCAATCACTGTGAAG ggtgaagaaagagaaagagaaagggaaaaaagCCTCCCTCTGAAAGAGGATTTTGAAGCATCCAAGAGAAGGAAGCTTAAGAGGGAGCAACAGGTTTCATCTGCTGAGCCAGGGGAATATTCTCCCATGCCACCACATCAATCCTCTTTATCGACTGGTATGGGACCATCATCGTACGAAGGCAGAGAGCGAAAGAGCAGTAGTATGATTCAACACGGAGGTTATCTTGAAGAGCCAAGCATCAGACTTGTTGGAAAAGAAGCTTCCAGCAAGATGGCTCGCCGTGATCCTGAACC AATGTATGACCGTGAATGGGAAGAGGAGAAGAGGCAGAGAGCAGAACGGAAGCGGAGAGATCGGAAGTAG